GGGCGATGAAGTGCTCGGGGCTCGGATCGTGGCTGTGCGTCCACAGGTCGCCCAGCCAGCGGTGGTAGTAGTGGCTCCGGCTCTCGTGCGCGTAGGTACGCAGCAGGGTCACCAGCCCGGCCGGTTCGGCGCCCTGGGCGAGCAGCCGTACGGCGTGTGCGGTGAGGTCGGACGCGGCCAGCGCCGTCGGGTGGCCGTGGGTGAGCGCGGCCTGCAACTGGGCGGCGCCCGCGCGCTGTTCGTCGCTGAGGGTCGCGATCAGGCCGAGGGGCGCGACGCGCATGTTGGCGCCACAGCCCTTCGAGCCGATCTGGCTGGCCTCCTGCCAGGGCAGCCGCTCGTTCTCCAGCAGGTCGCAGGCGACCAGGCAGGTGTGGCCCGGCGCCCGGTTGTTGTCCGGTGACCGGTACCACTTCACGAACTCCTCGCGCACCGGCCGTTCCATCCCCGCCGGGGCGAGCAGCCCCCGGTCCATCGCCGCGCGCAGCCCGTGGGCGAGCGCCAGCGTCATCTGGGTGTCGTCAGTGACGAACGCGGGCGTGGGCAGCTCCATGCGCCGCCACGGCCCGCACTTGGCGAGGATGGACGGGATGTCGTTGAACTCGGTCGGGAAGCCCAGGGCGTCACCGAGCGCGAGCCCGATCAACGCCCCGCTAGCGGCGCGCTTCCTGACGGTCGTGGTGGTCATGCGGGGCGTCCTTCCGGTGACGTGGGAGACGGTGACGAAGGGGACGGCGAGGAGGGGGACGGTGAGAACGGCGGCGGGGCCGGCGACGCCGACGTGGTCGGGCGCAGCAGCGGCGGGTGCAGGGTGGCCGCCGTGCCCGCGCGGTACAGCGCGGCGGGTTTGCCCCGGCCGCCGGTGAGGCGCGCGGCGCCCGGCACGGGCTCGACGAAGCCCGGGGTGGCGAGCACCTTGCGGCGGAAGTTGGGTGGGTCGAGCGCGGTGCCCCACACGGTCTCGTAGACCTGCCGCAGCTCGCCGAGGGTGAACTCGGGCGGGCAGAAGGCGGTCGCGATGCAGGAGTACTCCAGCTTGGCGCCGACCCGGTCGTGGGCGTCGGCCAGGATGCGGTCGTGGTCGAAGGCGAGCGGCTCGAGCGCGTTGTACCGCAGCCATTGGGCCTGTGCCGCGTCGCCGCCGCCGTGCGGTTCGGGCGCGTGCGGCAGCAGCGCGGCGAAGGCCACCGACACGACCCGCATTCTCGGGTCGCGGTCGGGCTCGCTGTAGGTGCGCAGCTGCTCCAGGTGCAGCCCGGACACGTCCGACAGGCCGGTCTCCTCGGCGAGTTCACGCCGGGCCGCCGTCTCCGCGGACTCGTCGGGCAGGACGAACCCGCCGGGCAGCGCCCAGCGGCCCGCGTACGGTTCGTGACCGCGCTCGACGAGCAGCACGTGCAGCGCGCCCGCGCGCAGGGTGAGTACCGCCAGATCGACGGTGACGGCGAAGGGTTCGAAGGCGTACTTGTCGTACCCCTCCGGGGCCTGGCCCCGAGCCGCTCCGTTCACAGGTGCGGTCATGCCCACCCACCCCCCTGCGGTGACTCTTTATGGTCACCATGACCAATAGTCATACCGACTATAAAGAGCGCGAGCGGACCCCACAACCCTTCTTGACGACTCCCATACGCCCAAAAAGCCCCTGAGCGGCCCTCAGTGACCCCTCAGACGCCCGGGAGGGCCTGGAAGGGCCACGGAGGCGTCCAAGGCTCTCCTGTGCCCGCAGTCGCGCGTCGACGGCCTTTCCGGCGTACGAAAACGGCCGGTCCCGGAGCAGCTCCGGGACCGGCCGTTCGGTGCGAGCACATCCACTCGCCTACAGATCGACTTCCTGCATCAGCATGCCGACCTCGGTGTTGGACAGCCGACGCAGCCAGCCCGACTTCTGGTCGCCGAGGGTGATCGGACCGAAGGAGACGCGCACCAGCTTGTCGACCGGGAAGCCGGCCTCCGCGAGCATGCGGCGCACGATGTGCTTGCGGCCCTCGTGAAGGGTGACCTCCACGAGATAGTTCTTGCCGGTCTGCTCGACGACGCGGAAGTGGTCCGCGCGGGCGTATCCGTCCTCCAGCTGGATGCCGTCCTTGAGCTGCTTGCCGAGGTCCCGCGGGATCGGGCCCACGATGTGCGCGAGGTAGACCTTCTTCACGCCGTACTTGGGGTGGGTCAGCCGGTGCGCCAGCTCACCGTGGTTGGTGAGCAGGATGACGCCCTCGGTCTCGGTGTCGAGACGTCCGACGTGGAAGAGCCGCGTCTCGCGGTTCGTCACGTAGTCGCCGAGGCACTGCCGGCCCTCGTTGTCCTCCATCGTGGAGACGACGCCCGCGGGCTTGTTCAGCGAGAAGAACTGGTACGACTGCGTGGCCACCGTCAGCCCGTCGACCTTGATCTCGTCGTGCTCGGGGTCGACGCGCAGCCCCTGCTCCACCACGATCTCGCCGTTGACCTCCACGCGCGCGTGCTCGATCAGCTCCTCGCAGGTCCGCCGGGAACCGTAGCCCGCGCGTGCCAGGACCTTCTGGAGCCGCTCGCCCTCCTGCTCGGCGCCCGGGAACGTCTTGGGCAGCTGGACGTCCTTCTTGTCGGCGTACCGCTCCCGGTTGCGCTCCTCGGCCCGCGCGTCGTACTCGCGAGAGGTCGCCGGAACCCAGCGCCCGCGTCCGGTGCTGTTGTGGCCCTGCCTGGGCCCTCCCTTGGCACCGCCACGCGCGGAGGCACCGCGCCCGGACTTCGGGCCGTCCGGAGTGGCACCCGGTCCCACGTCGTAGCGGCGCTCCTCGGGGCGCGGCTTACTGGGCCGCCCCTGCTCCTGACCCTGACCCGGGCCCTGCTTCTGGCCTGGGCCCTGTCCCTGACCGCGCCCCTGAGCCTGACCTCGCCCCTGACTCGGACCCTGACCGCGCCCCTGACTCGGACCCTGGCCTCGCCCCTGGCTCTGACCGCGCCCTTGACCTTGACCTTGGCCCTGGCCCTGGCCGCGCCTGTCGCCCCCGCCGCTGCCGGCGCCGCGAGAGTTACCGCGCCCGCCACCGCTCTTGCCGCCACCGCTACCGCTGCCGCTACTGCTTCGCATCAAAATTCCGTCTGGTCGTCTGCGTCGTCTGCACCCGGAGCATCGGGAGCATCCGGATCGAACGACGGAACACCTTCCTGCGTCTCGGCCTCGATCGCGTCCGCCTCCGGAAGGAAGGGTGCGAGCTCCGGGAGTTCGTCCAGGCCTCGCAGGCCCATCCGCTCCAGGAAGTAGTTCGTCGTCGTGTACAGGATCGCACCTGTTTCGGGTTCCGTGCCCGCCTCCTGGACCAGACCGCGCTGCAACAGGGTCCGCATGACCCCGTCACAGTTGACTCCGCGGACGGCCGAGACCCGGCTACGGCTGACCGGCTGCCGGTACGCGACGACCGCGAGCGTCTCCAGCGCCGCCTGGGTGAGCCGGGCCTGCTGCCCGTCCAGCACGAAGCCCTCGACGGCCGCCGCGTACTCGGGCCGGGAGTAGAAACGCCAGCCGCCGGCGATGAGCCGCAGCTCGAAACCGCGCCCCTGAACGGTGTACTCGTCGGCCAGCGCGCGCAGGGCGTCCGCGATCTGCCGCGGAGGCCGCTGCAGGATCTTCGCGAGGTGCTCCTCGGTCGCGGGTTCGTCCACGACCATGAGGACGGCCTCCAGGGCGGGCCTGAGATCGAGATCGGCGACGGTCCGCGGCCCGGCCGGCACCTCTGTGGTCTCCTCGCTCACGCCTTCTTCTCCTCCTTCGCCGGCTCCGGCGGCCGGTCGAACTCGTCGGTGACCGTCGGCTCCCGATCGCCCTCCCCGCCCGTCCAGCGCACCACCAGCTCCCCGAGCGCGGTCTCCTGGTCCAGGACGACGACCTTCTCCCGGTACAGCTCCAGAAGGGCCAGGAAGCGCGCCACGACGGTCAGTGTGTCGTCGGTGTCCTCGACGAGGTCCTGGAAGGTGGCCTCACCCAGCTCCCGCAGCCGCGCGACGACGATCTGGGCCTGCTCCTGCACGCTCACCAGGGGTGCGTGGATGTGGTCGACGTACACCTGCGGCCTCGGCCTGGGCTGCATCGCCTTCACGGCGAGCTTCGCGAACCCCTCGGCCCCGATGCTGATGACGACCTCGGGCAGCAGTTCGGCGTGGTGCGGTTCCAGTCCGACGGTACGGGGATAGCGGCGGGCCTCGTCGTCGAGGCGGCGGCTGAAGATGTCGGCGACCTTTTTGTACGCGCGGTACTGGAGCAGCCGCGCGAACAGCAGGTCGCGCGCCTCCAGCAGGGCCAGGTCGGCCTCGTCCTCGACCTCGGCGGCGGGCAGCAGCCGCGCGGCCTTCAGGTCCAGCAGAGTGGCCGCGACGACCAGGAACTCGGTCGTCTGGTCGAGATCCCAGTCGGGGCCCATCGCCCTGATGTGTGTGATGAACTCGTCGGTCACCTTGGAGAGGGCGACCTCGGTGACGTCGAGCTTGTGCTTCGAGATCAGCTGGAGGAGGAGATCGAAGGGCCCCTCGAAGTTGGCCAGCCGGACCTTGAAGACCCCGTCATCGGCTTCGGCCGACGCCGCCGACTCCACCGCCTCGGCAGACGGTTCCCGCTCGGATTCCGCCTCCACCGACGGCACCGGGGACTCCGGTACTTCGTCGGCGACCGCCGGGGCCGCCACCGGCGGCGAGCCCCCCGGGCCCCGCCCCAGCACACGCCGACGACCGGCGGAGCCGGGGGCAGGGGCGTCGTTCGAGGTCATGGCCCACGCAGGCTACCGCTAGCGGCCGCGCAACCGTCGTACGAGGATGCTCGCGTCCCCACGGGATTCGAGATCCGCGAGCACCACCGCGACCGCCTCGCGCACGATCCGCCCGCGGTCGACCGCGAGTCCGTGCTCGCCCCGCAGCACGAGACGCGCGTGCTCCAGGTCCATCAGCTCCTCGGCGGAGACGTACACCGTGATCTTCTCGTCGTGCCGCTCGCGCCCGCTGGGCCGCCGCGAGGGGGCCCGGCCGCGCTTGCGGGACGCCGACACCGACTGCGGCGACGGCCCCTGCTGTCCGGAGGCAGAACCTTCCTGCTCGCCCTGGCGCCGCATCGAACGCTCCGCGGCGGCCCCTCGGCTGCGCGACGACTCCCCGGCCGGGTCGACGCCGGCGGCGACATGCTCGTCACCGTCGCCGTCGCCACCCTGGACGGGCACCGAGTGCGGCGCGTCCTCCGAGGCGGCGGCCCCGTCGCTCTCCCCGGCGGGACCCGGAACCCGGGCCTCGCCGTTGGCCTGGCGCCTGGGAGTGGACGACTGGAGCGCCATGCCCCCGGTGGTACGGAACAGTTCGTCGGCCCCCGGCAGACTCACTCGGCGTGACACCGGGCGAGCACCTCCCTGGCGAGCTGGCGATAGGCGGCGGCACCGACGGAGTTCGAGGCGTACGTGGTGATCGGCTCACCGGCGACCGTGGTCTCCGGGAAGCGGACCGTGCGTCCGATGACCGTGTGGTAGACGTGGTCGTCGAAGGCCTCGACGACACGTGCGAGCACCTCACGGCTGTGCACCGTGCGCGAGTCGTACATCGTGGCGAGGATGCCGTCGAGCTCAAGTTCCGGGTTCAGCCGCTCCTGGACCTTCTCGATGGTCTCCGTCAGCAGCGCGACACCGCGCAGTGCGAAGAACTCGCACTCCAGCGGCACTATCACCCGGTGGGCGGCCGTGAGGGCGTTCACGGTGAGCAGGCCTAGCGAGGGCTGACAGTCGATCACGATGTAGTCGTAGTCGGCCATGAGCGGCTTCAGGGCGCGCTGGAGCGTCGACTCGCGCGCGACCTCCGACACCAGCTGCACCTCGGCCGCCGACAGGTCGATGTTGCTCGGCAGCAGGTCCATGTTCGGGACCGCGGTCTTCAGCAGGATCTCGTCCACGGACATCCCCCGCTCCATGAGCAGGTTGTAGACCGTCAGGTCGAGTTCCATCGGGTTCACACCGAGGCCCACCGAGAGGGCGCCCTGCGGGTCGAAGTCGACCAGCAGGACCCGGCGTCCGTACTCCGCGAGCGCCGCACCCAGGTTGATGGTCGACGTGGTCTTGCCCACGCCGCCCTTCTGGTTGCACATCGCGATGATCGTCGCGGGGCCGTGACTGGTCAGCGGACCCGGGATCGGGAAGTAGGGCAGCGGGCGTCCGGTGGGGCCGATGCGCTCACGGCGCTGACGGGCCGCGTCGGGCGCGAGCGTGGCCGCGTACTCCGGATCGGGCTCGTACTCGGCGTCGGGGTCGTAGAAGTGCCCGTCGGGCAGTTCGTCGTAGTCGGCGAAGTGGTTGTGGACCCCGCCACTACCGTCGCCGGCCCTGGCGTTCACGTGATGACCATCCATGCTCATGTGTCCTGGCCGAGTCACCTGGGACATCTGGTGACCTTGGTGGGCTGCGAAGGTGCGGACCGCGACGGAGCCGACAGCCGCGAGCCCCGTGGGGCCCGATCCCCGCGCCGGCATTCCTGGTTGACCACCCCCGGGAGTAAATGTCGACTCATTCACAAGTCGTCTTACCTCCTTGGTGACCAGGAAACTTCTCGATAGGTCAGCGTGGCACCATGCCGACGGTTGGCGACTCTATGGCGTGTCGGCCGTTCGCAGCAACACAATCCGCCGTACCCGGCCCGATGTGTCGGCAATGAAACATCCCTCTGTCAAGGGCGTACGGCCGTCGCACGGCAGGGTTCACCGGTGCGCGAATCGGTTGAAGCGTTACGTTCGAGGCGAGTTGAACGAGTGTCGCAAAGTGACCATACACACATCCGGCCGAACCTTGTCGGGCAAGGTCCGGCGGGGTGCGGGGCGTTGACGACCCCTGTTGACGTATCGCCTTTTACCCGTTGATGACTTGGTCGTTTAGTCGACCGGGAGCCCCGGCGGGGCGGCCCTGAACGTCAGCCGAGCAGTGTCTCCAACTCCGCGTGCTCCAGCCCGTGCGCCTCTGCGACCTCCCGGTAAACGACCTTGCCGTCATGGGTGTTGAGGCCCCGGGCGAGGGCGGGATCGCGACGCAGCGCCGCCACCCAGCCACGGTCGGCGAGTTCCACGATGTACGGCAGCGTGGCGTTGGTGAGCGCGTAGGTCGAGGTGTTGGGCACCGCGCCGGGCATGTTGGCGACGCAGTAGAAGACCGATCCGTGGACCGGGAAGGTCGGTTCGGCGTGGGTCGTGGGGCGCGAGTCCTCGAAGCAGCCGCCCTGGTCGATCGCGATGTCGACGAGAACACTCCCCGGCTTCATCCGCGACACCAGCTCGTTGGTGACCAGCTTCGGGGCCTTGGCGCCGGGGATGAGCACCGCGCCGATGACGAGGTCGGCGTCCAGGACGGCCTTCTCCAGCTCGAAGGAGTTGGACATGATGGCCCGGACCTTGGTACCGAAGACCTTGTCGGCCTCGCGCAGCTTGTTGATGTCGCGGTCGAGCAACGTGACGTGGAAGCCCATGCCGACGGCGATCTGCGTG
This genomic interval from Streptomyces sp. B21-083 contains the following:
- a CDS encoding ADP-ribosylglycohydrolase family protein — protein: MTTTTVRKRAASGALIGLALGDALGFPTEFNDIPSILAKCGPWRRMELPTPAFVTDDTQMTLALAHGLRAAMDRGLLAPAGMERPVREEFVKWYRSPDNNRAPGHTCLVACDLLENERLPWQEASQIGSKGCGANMRVAPLGLIATLSDEQRAGAAQLQAALTHGHPTALAASDLTAHAVRLLAQGAEPAGLVTLLRTYAHESRSHYYHRWLGDLWTHSHDPSPEHFIARGWDECLAILDKLQLAVRTASPEDDPCLATGAGWTAEEALATGLLCFLLFPGEPLTALRRAACTSGDSDSIACLTGAFAGAHHGTDAWPTPWADRIEYGGDLQTLGALWDA
- a CDS encoding NUDIX hydrolase → MTAPVNGAARGQAPEGYDKYAFEPFAVTVDLAVLTLRAGALHVLLVERGHEPYAGRWALPGGFVLPDESAETAARRELAEETGLSDVSGLHLEQLRTYSEPDRDPRMRVVSVAFAALLPHAPEPHGGGDAAQAQWLRYNALEPLAFDHDRILADAHDRVGAKLEYSCIATAFCPPEFTLGELRQVYETVWGTALDPPNFRRKVLATPGFVEPVPGAARLTGGRGKPAALYRAGTAATLHPPLLRPTTSASPAPPPFSPSPSSPSPSSPSPTSPEGRPA
- a CDS encoding pseudouridine synthase, with amino-acid sequence MRSSSGSGSGGGKSGGGRGNSRGAGSGGGDRRGQGQGQGQGQGRGQSQGRGQGPSQGRGQGPSQGRGQAQGRGQGQGPGQKQGPGQGQEQGRPSKPRPEERRYDVGPGATPDGPKSGRGASARGGAKGGPRQGHNSTGRGRWVPATSREYDARAEERNRERYADKKDVQLPKTFPGAEQEGERLQKVLARAGYGSRRTCEELIEHARVEVNGEIVVEQGLRVDPEHDEIKVDGLTVATQSYQFFSLNKPAGVVSTMEDNEGRQCLGDYVTNRETRLFHVGRLDTETEGVILLTNHGELAHRLTHPKYGVKKVYLAHIVGPIPRDLGKQLKDGIQLEDGYARADHFRVVEQTGKNYLVEVTLHEGRKHIVRRMLAEAGFPVDKLVRVSFGPITLGDQKSGWLRRLSNTEVGMLMQEVDL
- the scpB gene encoding SMC-Scp complex subunit ScpB, coding for MSEETTEVPAGPRTVADLDLRPALEAVLMVVDEPATEEHLAKILQRPPRQIADALRALADEYTVQGRGFELRLIAGGWRFYSRPEYAAAVEGFVLDGQQARLTQAALETLAVVAYRQPVSRSRVSAVRGVNCDGVMRTLLQRGLVQEAGTEPETGAILYTTTNYFLERMGLRGLDELPELAPFLPEADAIEAETQEGVPSFDPDAPDAPGADDADDQTEF
- a CDS encoding segregation and condensation protein A, with protein sequence MTSNDAPAPGSAGRRRVLGRGPGGSPPVAAPAVADEVPESPVPSVEAESEREPSAEAVESAASAEADDGVFKVRLANFEGPFDLLLQLISKHKLDVTEVALSKVTDEFITHIRAMGPDWDLDQTTEFLVVAATLLDLKAARLLPAAEVEDEADLALLEARDLLFARLLQYRAYKKVADIFSRRLDDEARRYPRTVGLEPHHAELLPEVVISIGAEGFAKLAVKAMQPRPRPQVYVDHIHAPLVSVQEQAQIVVARLRELGEATFQDLVEDTDDTLTVVARFLALLELYREKVVVLDQETALGELVVRWTGGEGDREPTVTDEFDRPPEPAKEEKKA
- a CDS encoding ParA family protein, whose translation is MPARGSGPTGLAAVGSVAVRTFAAHQGHQMSQVTRPGHMSMDGHHVNARAGDGSGGVHNHFADYDELPDGHFYDPDAEYEPDPEYAATLAPDAARQRRERIGPTGRPLPYFPIPGPLTSHGPATIIAMCNQKGGVGKTTSTINLGAALAEYGRRVLLVDFDPQGALSVGLGVNPMELDLTVYNLLMERGMSVDEILLKTAVPNMDLLPSNIDLSAAEVQLVSEVARESTLQRALKPLMADYDYIVIDCQPSLGLLTVNALTAAHRVIVPLECEFFALRGVALLTETIEKVQERLNPELELDGILATMYDSRTVHSREVLARVVEAFDDHVYHTVIGRTVRFPETTVAGEPITTYASNSVGAAAYRQLAREVLARCHAE
- the ald gene encoding alanine dehydrogenase, whose protein sequence is MKVGIPREVKNNEFRVAITPAGVHELVRHGHQVVIERNAGVGSSITDDEFVAAGARILPTADEVWATADLLLKVKEPIAEEYHRLRKDQTLFTYLHLAASKECTDALVASGTTAIAYETVELPGRALPLLAPMSEVAGRLAPQVGAYHLMRSVGGRGVLPGGVPGTQPARAVVIGGGVSGWNATQIAVGMGFHVTLLDRDINKLREADKVFGTKVRAIMSNSFELEKAVLDADLVIGAVLIPGAKAPKLVTNELVSRMKPGSVLVDIAIDQGGCFEDSRPTTHAEPTFPVHGSVFYCVANMPGAVPNTSTYALTNATLPYIVELADRGWVAALRRDPALARGLNTHDGKVVYREVAEAHGLEHAELETLLG